The Paraburkholderia acidisoli genome contains a region encoding:
- a CDS encoding polysaccharide biosynthesis protein, with amino-acid sequence MLRNKAGWLSFGAFLFDISAVAAAWLVAYLLRFNASVPTDFWRGAIDTLRWVLPIYAVMFRCFGLYRGMWVFASLPDLMRITKAIASAALLSMIVSVMLQPTPIIPRSVLIVSPLLVFFIMGGSRALYRATKEFYLYGALVAQGKPVIVIGAGGAGASLARELSRSAEWRLVGLLDDDPAKQGREIYGYKVLGAIGDVAHWAQALRCDFAIIAIPSASAEAQRRAATQCVRAGVKALVLPALKELLPGAGFLSQVRNIDLEDLLGRDAVKIDTPHVEALLRGRVVMVTGAGGSIGSELCRQILRFAPAQLVALDLSEYSMYKLTEEIRERFPELSLVPVVGDAKDALLLDQVMARYTPHIVFHAAAYKHVPLMEELNAWQAVRNNVLGTYRVARAAIKHKVRHFVLISTDKAVNPTNVMGASKRLAEMACQALQQTNDHTHFETVRFGNVLGSAGSVIPKFQQQIAKGGPVTVTHPEITRFFMTIPEASQLVLQASSMGHGGEIFILDMGQPVKIVDLARDLIRLYGFNEDQIHIAFTGLRPGEKLYEELLADDETTTRTPHPKLRIARAREVPNNLLDELLPWLMQHRIPGDDEVRRDLRRWVPDYSPATVPVLQSVPEVGRAAG; translated from the coding sequence ATGCTCCGTAATAAGGCCGGATGGCTATCGTTCGGCGCGTTTCTATTCGACATCAGCGCGGTGGCCGCTGCGTGGCTGGTCGCCTATCTGCTGCGCTTCAACGCCTCGGTTCCCACGGACTTCTGGCGTGGCGCAATCGACACGCTGCGTTGGGTGCTGCCCATCTACGCGGTCATGTTCCGCTGCTTCGGCTTGTATCGCGGCATGTGGGTGTTCGCGAGCCTGCCCGACCTGATGCGCATTACCAAAGCGATTGCTTCGGCCGCGCTGCTGTCCATGATCGTGTCGGTCATGCTGCAACCGACCCCGATCATTCCGCGCTCCGTGTTGATCGTCTCGCCGCTCCTCGTTTTCTTCATCATGGGCGGCTCCCGGGCGCTTTATCGCGCGACCAAGGAGTTTTACCTGTACGGCGCATTGGTTGCGCAAGGTAAGCCCGTGATCGTGATCGGCGCCGGCGGCGCCGGTGCGAGCCTGGCGCGCGAACTGTCGCGCTCCGCCGAGTGGCGTCTTGTCGGCTTGCTCGACGACGACCCGGCCAAGCAAGGGCGCGAGATTTACGGCTACAAGGTATTGGGCGCGATCGGCGACGTCGCGCACTGGGCGCAGGCGCTCCGGTGCGACTTCGCCATTATCGCGATACCGTCGGCATCGGCCGAAGCGCAGCGCCGCGCGGCCACCCAGTGTGTGCGCGCGGGCGTCAAGGCGCTCGTCCTGCCCGCATTGAAAGAGCTCTTGCCGGGAGCGGGCTTTCTCTCGCAGGTGCGCAACATCGACCTCGAGGACTTGCTCGGCCGCGACGCGGTCAAGATCGACACGCCGCACGTCGAAGCGCTGTTGCGTGGCCGCGTGGTCATGGTGACGGGTGCCGGCGGCTCGATCGGCTCCGAACTGTGCCGCCAGATTCTCCGCTTCGCGCCCGCGCAGCTCGTGGCGCTCGATCTTTCCGAATATTCCATGTACAAGCTCACCGAAGAAATTCGGGAGCGCTTCCCCGAGCTTTCGCTGGTGCCCGTGGTGGGCGATGCCAAAGACGCGCTGTTGCTCGACCAGGTCATGGCGCGCTACACGCCGCACATCGTGTTTCATGCGGCGGCCTACAAGCACGTCCCGCTCATGGAGGAACTGAATGCGTGGCAGGCGGTTCGCAACAACGTCCTGGGCACGTATCGCGTGGCGCGCGCGGCGATCAAACATAAGGTCCGCCACTTCGTCCTGATTTCGACCGACAAGGCCGTCAACCCGACGAACGTGATGGGCGCGAGCAAGCGCCTCGCGGAAATGGCGTGCCAGGCATTACAGCAGACGAATGACCATACGCATTTCGAGACGGTCCGCTTCGGCAACGTGCTGGGCAGCGCCGGAAGTGTGATCCCGAAGTTCCAGCAGCAGATCGCGAAGGGCGGGCCGGTAACGGTCACGCACCCGGAAATCACGCGCTTCTTCATGACCATTCCGGAGGCGTCGCAACTCGTGTTGCAGGCTTCGAGCATGGGGCACGGCGGCGAGATCTTTATTCTGGACATGGGGCAGCCCGTGAAGATCGTCGACCTCGCGCGCGATCTGATCCGCCTGTATGGCTTCAACGAAGATCAGATTCACATTGCCTTCACGGGGCTTCGGCCTGGCGAAAAGCTCTACGAAGAATTGCTCGCGGACGACGAAACGACCACGCGCACGCCGCATCCGAAGTTGCGCATCGCGCGCGCGCGCGAAGTGCCCAACAATCTTCTCGACGAATTGCTGCCCTGGCTGATGCAGCACCGCATTCCCGGCGACGACGAAGTGCGGCGTGACTTGCGACGCTGGGTGCCCGACTACAGCCCGGCCACGGTGCCGGTTCTGCAAAGTGTTCCCGAGGTAGGGCGGGCAGCAGGCTGA
- a CDS encoding glycosyltransferase family 61 protein, with protein sequence MTINTYRFRDPLSYPHISANALASGEEGVWIEPPGTPSTRLRIPPVFHDVPAAPSIFPDLSTRPPIVYPPVFALARNAVTLTGYRTVLGPDGTFCSDVAFVDDRTRVNALERLASPDDFHNESTGLVRVEGSSDEFRFEPRERPVIAHNEPVAILSSTEPSNYGSFLFRALPKLRSLQEAGLDLPVLAPVYAKSMQDLLVLAGIDPSRIIPHYANAIYHLDRAVILSLRNHEGFLDDATLAFYAEMRAKHGVASQGRRLYITRRNMDRPSMAAGGRRMRNEEELIHALEAHGFEIVEPSRMTAVEQIRLFSSAGTIVGPSGSAMFNAVFCHPGTTLVDIESEPHWIHAHMSLFGSLGLRYGIFEASADDRDFRAAHKPFTVDVEALMERVLAREPQSAQ encoded by the coding sequence ATGACGATCAACACCTATCGCTTTCGCGACCCGCTTTCGTATCCGCACATCAGCGCAAACGCGCTCGCGAGCGGCGAAGAAGGCGTCTGGATCGAGCCGCCCGGCACGCCGTCGACGCGACTTCGCATTCCGCCGGTCTTCCACGACGTGCCCGCGGCGCCGAGCATCTTTCCCGATCTCAGCACGCGCCCGCCTATTGTCTATCCGCCGGTGTTTGCGCTGGCGCGCAACGCGGTCACGCTCACCGGGTATCGCACGGTACTCGGTCCGGACGGCACCTTCTGCTCGGACGTGGCTTTCGTCGATGACCGGACCCGCGTCAACGCCTTGGAGCGCCTCGCCTCGCCCGACGATTTCCACAACGAATCGACCGGCCTCGTGCGAGTAGAAGGCAGCAGCGACGAATTCCGCTTCGAGCCGCGCGAGCGCCCCGTGATCGCTCATAACGAGCCCGTCGCGATTCTCTCTTCGACCGAGCCGTCGAACTATGGCTCGTTTTTGTTTCGCGCGCTGCCCAAGCTTCGCTCGCTGCAGGAAGCGGGCCTCGATCTTCCCGTGCTCGCGCCGGTGTACGCGAAGTCCATGCAGGATCTGCTCGTGCTCGCCGGCATCGATCCGTCACGAATCATTCCGCACTACGCCAACGCCATTTACCACCTCGACCGCGCCGTCATCCTGAGCCTGCGCAATCACGAAGGTTTTCTCGACGACGCCACCCTCGCCTTCTACGCCGAGATGCGCGCGAAACACGGCGTTGCGTCTCAAGGCCGGCGCCTGTACATCACGCGCCGGAACATGGACCGTCCTTCGATGGCGGCAGGCGGGCGCCGCATGCGCAACGAGGAAGAACTCATTCACGCGCTGGAGGCGCACGGCTTCGAAATCGTCGAACCGTCGAGAATGACCGCGGTGGAACAGATTCGACTTTTCTCGTCGGCCGGCACGATTGTCGGCCCGTCGGGTTCCGCGATGTTCAACGCCGTGTTCTGCCATCCCGGCACCACGCTCGTCGACATTGAATCCGAGCCGCACTGGATTCACGCGCATATGTCGCTGTTCGGCTCGCTGGGACTGCGCTATGGCATCTTCGAAGCCAGCGCCGACGACCGCGATTTTCGCGCCGCGCACAAGCCGTTCACGGTGGATGTCGAAGCGCTCATGGAGCGCGTTCTCGCGCGGGAGCCGCAGTCGGCCCAGTGA
- a CDS encoding rhamnan synthesis F family protein, whose protein sequence is MQTLLVETARGGTQVVEQAGLARTLPLWYKAAQLLHSDTLTVIALRHPEDTLTSCWLRDALARPLALAVWLDALLSAELASRGRPRVWVRHHDLLADWQAPLRAIATRLDVPFPPIDEAKHAMAARVLLGARSRASDAFEPHGDDKLGELASRAWRAALALVRNPDDRAAQEALDAVRAELSQAVGSAVDTDADRRLESNLERISEALNERDSILRESSARYEAEHQRVEDVEREAHSLRDEVASRAKHVAQLEQHVGQLQGDLHRKQESLADVEREVARLRLENVAMSDDTRRANEALLKLRSDQASGEDARGRELSRALREASVQLADARAQVQLVYSSMSWRVSAPLRVIGRALPADLRSGLSRTARFGWRTLTPWRNAQRRILAQRSALDARAVETVAEPVKQESPNSAAINPPARVGAPKASPEQLRLAQVIRHSEYFDEARYDALSGASASGIEPALHYVLYGEAQGLAPSDRFDPGYYGDRYPDIVAWGGNRLGHYIERGRTEGRDGMSLTATIPMPVDNIDPARPTVAVVVHEASRTGAPILGWNIVRVLKQRFNVVAVVLRPGGALESSFAEVANVVVGSVAGEKKVDLFNAIDGFHFGARLAEVYGLRYVIANSVETRSLVPGLADRGVPTVALVHEFSGYTKPVGSLQALYEHAAEVVFPADIVRRSSEADYPILRLRHAHVLPQGPSEVPKAAVKKTKTASASKVVDVRARLRPPGAEEALLVVGMGFVDWRKGVDLFVGALTSLVGRYPRANVRFVWVGHGFKVSDALDIASYLAEQVERSGVGNRFAFVDAVENVEDIYEQADVLFLSSRLDPLPNVSIDAALRGIPVVCFADASGTAEILAASETTRSLVVPHLDAGAAADVIARLAEDRNQLQALGDAVQTLARERFDMERYVQSIDALGSGARSAMEQAEADVQTILESGAFDAPQFLGASASQVPLERAVRRYVAQAAKLDYAALPVSGAYTRRPAAGFNPYTYGRAGVAAGERERGEPFARWLRSGKPAGAWAHPVIRVDASAEDAKTKRPATALKVALHAHIFYTELVSELLDAVAANAQPCRLILTTDSLEKAAEINLLTERYGVPADVKVVANRGRDVGPFLKVLSEIGDQYDVIGHVHGKRSLTTENVASDFGERWRTFLWQHLIGDSAPMIDHVMHAFADDSRLGLVFPEDPHLIGWEENTEVAAELAAKMGWQSPLPATLDFPVGTMFWARPQALRDLLALGLSDEDYPEEPVPTDGTILHAIERLIPCAVVHAGYGIATTYLPEFTR, encoded by the coding sequence GTGCAGACCCTGCTCGTCGAGACGGCAAGAGGCGGAACGCAGGTCGTCGAACAAGCGGGACTCGCCCGAACCTTGCCGCTCTGGTACAAGGCGGCGCAGCTGCTGCACAGCGATACGCTCACCGTCATCGCGCTGCGACATCCCGAAGACACGCTCACCTCGTGCTGGCTGCGCGACGCGCTAGCGCGTCCGTTGGCGCTTGCGGTGTGGCTCGATGCGTTGCTGAGCGCCGAGTTGGCGTCGCGTGGCCGTCCGCGCGTGTGGGTGCGCCATCACGATCTGCTCGCCGACTGGCAGGCGCCGCTGCGTGCTATCGCAACGCGACTCGATGTGCCGTTTCCGCCCATCGACGAAGCGAAGCACGCCATGGCCGCGCGCGTATTGCTGGGCGCGCGTTCGCGAGCCTCCGATGCGTTCGAGCCACACGGCGACGATAAGCTGGGCGAACTGGCGAGCCGCGCGTGGCGGGCGGCGCTCGCCCTGGTGAGGAATCCCGACGATCGCGCCGCGCAGGAGGCGCTCGACGCGGTGCGCGCCGAGCTGTCGCAAGCCGTTGGCTCAGCCGTTGATACAGACGCCGACCGCCGGCTCGAATCCAACCTCGAACGCATTAGCGAGGCGCTCAACGAACGCGATTCGATTCTGCGCGAATCGTCGGCGCGTTACGAAGCCGAGCATCAGCGCGTCGAAGATGTCGAGCGGGAAGCGCATTCGTTGCGCGACGAAGTCGCGAGCCGCGCGAAGCACGTTGCGCAACTCGAACAGCACGTGGGTCAGCTTCAGGGCGACCTCCACCGCAAGCAGGAAAGTCTGGCCGATGTCGAGCGCGAAGTCGCCCGCTTGCGGCTTGAAAACGTGGCGATGAGCGACGACACGCGGCGCGCCAACGAAGCGCTTCTCAAGCTGCGTTCGGACCAGGCATCGGGCGAAGACGCACGCGGGCGCGAACTGTCGAGAGCGCTGCGCGAAGCGTCGGTGCAACTCGCGGATGCGCGCGCGCAAGTGCAACTCGTCTACTCGTCGATGAGCTGGCGCGTCAGTGCTCCGTTGCGCGTGATCGGCCGCGCGCTGCCTGCGGATCTGCGCAGCGGCTTGAGCCGCACGGCGCGCTTCGGTTGGCGCACGCTTACGCCGTGGCGCAACGCGCAACGGCGCATCCTGGCGCAGCGCAGCGCGCTCGATGCGCGCGCGGTCGAGACCGTCGCGGAGCCGGTGAAGCAGGAAAGCCCGAATAGCGCGGCGATCAACCCGCCGGCCCGTGTTGGCGCGCCGAAGGCGAGTCCCGAACAATTGCGTCTCGCGCAGGTTATCCGGCATAGCGAATATTTCGACGAAGCGCGCTACGACGCGCTCAGCGGTGCCAGTGCGAGCGGCATCGAGCCGGCGCTGCACTACGTTCTGTACGGAGAAGCGCAGGGCCTCGCCCCCTCGGACCGCTTCGATCCCGGCTATTACGGCGACCGCTATCCGGACATCGTGGCGTGGGGCGGCAACCGGCTTGGCCACTACATAGAGCGAGGCCGCACCGAAGGTCGTGACGGCATGTCCCTGACCGCGACCATTCCGATGCCCGTCGACAACATCGACCCGGCCAGGCCGACGGTGGCGGTCGTCGTGCACGAAGCTTCTCGCACGGGCGCGCCGATTCTCGGCTGGAATATCGTGCGAGTGCTGAAGCAGCGCTTCAATGTGGTGGCGGTGGTGCTGCGACCCGGCGGCGCGCTGGAGTCGTCGTTCGCCGAGGTGGCGAACGTCGTGGTGGGCTCGGTGGCCGGCGAAAAAAAGGTGGACCTGTTCAATGCCATTGACGGGTTTCATTTCGGAGCCCGCCTCGCCGAGGTGTACGGGCTGCGCTATGTGATCGCCAACAGCGTCGAAACCCGTTCGCTCGTGCCGGGGCTTGCCGATCGCGGTGTGCCCACGGTGGCGCTCGTCCATGAGTTTTCGGGTTATACCAAACCGGTCGGCAGCCTGCAGGCGCTCTACGAACATGCGGCCGAAGTCGTGTTTCCCGCGGACATCGTGCGCCGCTCGTCAGAGGCCGACTATCCGATCCTGCGGTTGCGTCACGCGCACGTGCTGCCTCAAGGGCCTTCCGAAGTCCCCAAGGCCGCGGTGAAAAAAACGAAGACCGCGTCGGCGTCGAAGGTTGTCGACGTGCGAGCCAGGCTGCGTCCGCCGGGTGCGGAAGAAGCCTTGCTCGTCGTGGGCATGGGGTTCGTCGACTGGCGGAAGGGCGTGGATCTTTTCGTGGGCGCGCTCACTTCGCTGGTGGGTCGCTACCCCCGTGCGAACGTGCGTTTCGTCTGGGTGGGGCACGGCTTCAAGGTGTCCGACGCACTGGATATCGCGTCGTATCTGGCGGAGCAGGTCGAACGCTCGGGCGTGGGAAATCGCTTCGCGTTCGTGGATGCGGTGGAGAACGTCGAAGACATCTACGAACAGGCCGACGTTTTGTTCCTGAGTTCGCGTCTCGATCCGCTGCCCAACGTTTCGATCGACGCGGCATTGCGCGGCATTCCCGTCGTCTGTTTCGCCGATGCGAGCGGTACGGCCGAAATCCTCGCCGCTTCGGAAACCACGCGCTCGCTCGTGGTCCCTCACCTCGACGCGGGCGCCGCGGCCGATGTCATCGCGAGGCTCGCGGAAGACCGCAACCAGTTGCAGGCGCTTGGCGACGCGGTGCAAACGCTGGCGCGCGAGCGCTTCGACATGGAGCGCTACGTCCAATCGATCGATGCGCTGGGGAGCGGCGCACGTTCGGCGATGGAGCAGGCGGAAGCCGACGTCCAGACCATTCTCGAATCAGGCGCCTTCGACGCGCCGCAGTTCCTCGGCGCGAGCGCGAGCCAGGTGCCGCTCGAGCGGGCGGTACGCCGATACGTCGCGCAGGCGGCGAAGCTCGACTATGCGGCTTTGCCCGTATCGGGCGCGTACACGCGCCGGCCGGCCGCGGGCTTCAACCCTTACACGTACGGGCGCGCTGGCGTCGCGGCCGGCGAGCGAGAGCGCGGCGAGCCGTTCGCGCGCTGGCTGCGCTCGGGAAAGCCGGCGGGAGCCTGGGCGCATCCGGTCATTCGCGTGGACGCGTCAGCGGAAGACGCAAAAACGAAACGCCCGGCGACCGCACTGAAGGTCGCGTTGCACGCGCATATTTTCTACACCGAGCTGGTGAGCGAGTTGCTGGATGCCGTGGCCGCGAATGCGCAGCCTTGTCGCCTCATTCTCACGACCGACTCGCTGGAAAAGGCGGCGGAAATCAATTTGCTGACCGAACGATACGGCGTGCCCGCTGACGTGAAGGTGGTCGCCAATCGCGGGCGCGACGTGGGGCCGTTCCTGAAGGTGTTGAGCGAAATCGGCGATCAATATGACGTGATTGGCCACGTGCACGGCAAGCGAAGCCTGACGACGGAAAACGTGGCCTCCGATTTTGGTGAACGCTGGCGCACGTTCCTCTGGCAGCATCTGATCGGCGACAGCGCACCGATGATCGATCACGTCATGCATGCGTTTGCCGACGATTCGCGTTTGGGTCTCGTGTTTCCGGAAGACCCGCATTTGATCGGCTGGGAAGAGAATACGGAAGTCGCGGCAGAGCTTGCGGCGAAGATGGGCTGGCAGTCGCCGCTGCCGGCTACGCTGGATTTCCCGGTTGGAACGATGTTCTGGGCGCGTCCTCAGGCTTTGCGCGACTTGCTGGCGCTTGGACTGTCCGACGAGGATTATCCCGAGGAGCCGGTGCCCACCGACGGCACGATCCTGCACGCAATCGAACGGCTGATTCCCTGCGCGGTCGTGCATGCCGGGTATGGAATCGCAACGACCTACCTGCCGGAATTCACCCGGTAA
- a CDS encoding NAD-dependent epimerase/dehydratase family protein, translated as MSAWRHATAADPPERSGYLMESQYATQSRPNDVLAPRTGRPASQRTFLVTGSTGFLGRALIARLLSEGHTIRTAGRPVDAANASASASIRLDASVEEWRDAIDGCSGIFHFAWSTVPGTANADPLGDLDTNMMGTVRLLEALRSSPQVPVVFASSGGTVYGAAETLPIAEHHPLRPLTAYGASKVAAEQYMLLYRRTWGVDARIVRLSNPFGPGQNTNGQLGAASIFAARALNNQPIEIWGDGSAIRDYIYIDDAIAGFLAAMQAPRSRFGVIEPIINIGAGRGISLREIVSFLSHILERPANVSFTPGRGFDVPASVLDITRARSILGWSPTVSFEEGMSRYITYLKELPGIRGEW; from the coding sequence TTGTCCGCATGGCGCCACGCCACAGCGGCCGATCCGCCTGAACGCTCCGGATACCTAATGGAATCTCAATACGCCACGCAATCGCGCCCCAACGACGTTCTCGCGCCGCGCACGGGACGGCCGGCTTCGCAGCGCACGTTTCTGGTGACGGGTAGCACGGGCTTTCTGGGCCGGGCATTGATCGCGCGCCTTTTGTCTGAGGGACACACCATTCGGACCGCAGGGCGCCCGGTGGACGCGGCCAACGCCAGCGCATCGGCCTCGATCCGTCTCGACGCGAGCGTTGAAGAGTGGCGCGATGCGATCGATGGCTGCTCCGGCATCTTCCATTTCGCCTGGTCTACCGTGCCCGGCACGGCCAACGCCGACCCGCTCGGCGATCTGGACACCAACATGATGGGCACGGTGCGCTTGCTGGAAGCGCTTCGTTCCTCGCCGCAAGTGCCGGTCGTGTTCGCCTCGTCGGGCGGCACGGTCTACGGCGCGGCGGAGACGCTGCCCATCGCCGAACACCATCCGCTGCGCCCGCTCACCGCTTACGGCGCATCGAAAGTGGCGGCGGAGCAATACATGCTGCTCTATCGGCGCACGTGGGGTGTGGACGCGCGCATCGTTCGTCTGAGCAATCCCTTTGGCCCCGGCCAAAACACCAATGGCCAGCTGGGTGCCGCCTCCATTTTCGCGGCGCGTGCGCTCAATAACCAACCCATCGAGATTTGGGGAGACGGCAGCGCGATTCGCGATTACATCTATATCGACGATGCCATCGCGGGATTCCTGGCGGCCATGCAGGCGCCGCGCAGCCGCTTCGGCGTTATCGAACCCATCATCAATATCGGTGCGGGGCGCGGCATCTCGTTGCGAGAAATCGTGAGCTTTTTGAGCCATATTCTCGAACGGCCGGCAAACGTTTCGTTCACGCCGGGCCGAGGCTTCGACGTACCCGCCAGCGTGCTCGACATCACGCGCGCGCGCAGTATTCTCGGCTGGTCGCCCACCGTTAGCTTCGAAGAAGGCATGTCGCGTTACATCACGTATCTCAAGGAACTGCCCGGAATACGCGGGGAATGGTGA
- the cysC gene encoding adenylyl-sulfate kinase yields the protein MEMRTGVVVWMTGMSGAGKSTIARELVVKLQNEGVRAIALDGDVLRAGLNSDLGFSAADRSENLRRVAHVAALFCDEGYAVITATISPEPEHRQNARRIAGSKRFIEVFVDTPLFICESRDPKGLYKRARGGSIAGFTGIDSPYRAPTNPDIVLRTADRSAEECVQQLYAALPLQRCLAQVERSPC from the coding sequence ATGGAAATGCGAACTGGCGTCGTGGTGTGGATGACGGGTATGTCGGGTGCCGGCAAGTCGACCATTGCGCGTGAACTGGTCGTCAAATTGCAGAACGAAGGTGTGCGCGCCATCGCGCTCGACGGCGATGTGCTTCGGGCCGGACTCAATTCGGATCTGGGTTTCAGCGCGGCGGACCGCAGTGAAAATCTGCGTCGTGTCGCGCACGTCGCCGCGCTCTTTTGCGATGAAGGATACGCCGTCATTACGGCCACCATTTCTCCCGAGCCCGAACATCGGCAAAATGCGCGGCGCATTGCGGGTAGCAAAAGATTTATTGAAGTTTTTGTCGACACACCGCTGTTCATCTGCGAAAGCCGCGATCCGAAGGGGCTCTATAAACGTGCGCGCGGTGGCAGTATCGCCGGCTTCACCGGCATCGACTCACCCTATCGCGCGCCCACGAACCCCGACATCGTGCTTCGCACCGCCGACCGCAGCGCCGAGGAATGCGTGCAACAACTCTACGCGGCGCTCCCGCTCCAACGCTGCCTTGCCCAGGTTGAACGATCGCCATGCTAG
- a CDS encoding methyltransferase domain-containing protein, with protein sequence MMGVTFLGMRCKMDRRDQILKYIGKEQLGIEIGPYCWPLTPKRDGYRCLVMDVFDTATTRARAAENPTFTAEVLAGIEDIDLVGSSTLIDDVIEREGRLGEFDYIVSSHNFEHLPNPLRFLQGCARVLKPEGIISMAIPDRRACYDYFRPVTRLADWLDAWLTDRHRPTYAQSFDERWVRASYDHHGVPYGSFFQGADPALITAAMTFEEDFAMWRDRLKANDAEYHDAHCSVFTPASLELLLRDSAWLGLIPFEVVEIYHSPGVDIFVHLRRLRSVEDARPADYPAIRERLLHRVLEEAAQTSKIGHLLGGLDQQQVERMVQAGRDAGSADADALAQLQRESNELRAQVSALQAQLGETERAASYARSERLALQREVAESREKERHLNASIADLRESTSWRITAPIRKVKQALSKKAPMN encoded by the coding sequence ATGATGGGCGTCACGTTCCTTGGGATGAGATGCAAAATGGATCGACGCGATCAGATTTTGAAATACATCGGGAAAGAACAGCTCGGTATCGAGATCGGCCCGTACTGCTGGCCGCTCACGCCCAAGCGCGACGGCTACCGGTGCCTCGTCATGGACGTATTCGATACGGCGACCACGAGGGCGCGGGCGGCGGAGAACCCGACCTTCACCGCCGAGGTTCTGGCGGGCATCGAGGACATCGACCTCGTGGGTTCCAGCACGCTGATCGACGACGTCATCGAGCGCGAAGGCCGTCTCGGCGAGTTCGATTACATCGTTTCCTCACACAATTTCGAACATCTCCCCAATCCGCTGCGATTCCTGCAGGGCTGCGCAAGAGTGCTGAAGCCCGAGGGGATCATTTCGATGGCGATTCCCGATCGGCGCGCCTGCTACGATTATTTTCGCCCGGTGACGCGGCTCGCCGACTGGCTCGACGCATGGTTGACCGATCGGCATAGACCCACCTATGCGCAATCCTTCGACGAGCGCTGGGTGCGGGCCAGTTACGATCATCACGGCGTGCCCTACGGCAGTTTCTTCCAGGGCGCCGACCCGGCACTCATTACGGCGGCCATGACGTTCGAGGAAGACTTCGCGATGTGGCGCGATCGTTTGAAAGCGAACGACGCGGAATACCACGACGCGCATTGCTCGGTCTTCACGCCGGCCTCGCTCGAATTGCTTCTGCGCGACAGTGCGTGGCTCGGGCTCATTCCCTTCGAAGTCGTCGAGATCTATCACTCGCCGGGCGTGGATATCTTTGTTCATCTGCGCCGGTTGCGGAGTGTCGAAGATGCGCGGCCGGCCGACTACCCGGCAATACGCGAGCGTTTGCTGCACCGCGTGCTCGAGGAAGCCGCGCAGACGTCGAAAATCGGCCACCTGCTGGGCGGGCTCGATCAGCAGCAGGTCGAGCGCATGGTGCAGGCCGGCCGCGATGCCGGTAGCGCCGACGCCGACGCGCTGGCGCAGCTACAGCGCGAGTCCAACGAACTTCGTGCCCAGGTGAGCGCGCTCCAGGCCCAGCTCGGCGAAACCGAACGCGCGGCCAGTTACGCGCGTTCCGAGCGGCTCGCGTTGCAGCGCGAAGTGGCCGAAAGCCGCGAGAAAGAGCGCCATTTGAATGCGTCGATAGCGGATCTTAGAGAATCGACCAGTTGGCGTATCACCGCGCCAATTCGCAAGGTCAAGCAGGCCTTGAGCAAAAAGGCGCCCATGAACTGA